The DNA segment GCAGGAGATCTCTTCGGGTGAACTGGCATAGAGAAAGCAGGTTCGAGATTTGAGctggctgttgctgtggcCGTAGAAATTGTAGTGGACACTTTGAATGGAAATGCCGGTCCTGAGAAGTCGAGTAGCGTAGTCGGTACATTCTCGGGGCGTGGATGTTTGAAGCGAGTCGTCTGTGGATGTTGCTGCAGCAGAGCGGGGTGGTCGTCGTCCAGGCGGAGCACGCAGCTCGGCGAGAGAGACGACGAGGAACTTGTTGAGTGGCTCGCCGCGGATAGCTCGATTGTCTTGTACCTTGACCAGGGTGAAGTTGATTTCGTGCTTGCCACCGGTCATGACCAAGCTCACTGTTTTGATGAGTCGAGCATTGTCGAGCTTGTCGGGCCCGGgcaggttggggatggtgtaCCTCCATTCTCGATCATCTAACCTCATCCAATCCTGGAGTTGGTGTTTGAAGCTTGCAAGTTTGCCACTCATGGCAGTCGAGAtatttgggagggagatgtaGCGACAATAAGAAAGGAACTGGCGTCTACTGAAGGCAGGTCCAGGGCACAGGTGCTgggttttgaggaggggcaggCCACACAAGAGCAGCTAAACTGTCGGAGCTGGAGCTCGCAGTTGATACGTACTTGCACCTCCTGCAGCAGGCCTCAGTGCATATCTCACCTGACTGGCTCAAAGCGCCAATTTTCGACCATCCCTTACATCGAAGATCATCGAGACGAGTACCTACATCATTTTCATCTACCACCCACATTTATCTCCACGTCGTTCCAGCATCGAAAGCCTGGAAAAAGTCCACCAAGCACAGCCGACTACCTACAGTTGAATTGCGCCCTACCAAACAATgtcccaaccaccaaacatCTACATCATCGGCGCTCAATGCACAGGCAAAACAACCCTCGTCAAAAACCTCCACGCCAATTTTGagtccaactcctcccacgAACCGCCAGTCCTGATCATCGAAGTCGCCCGCACAGTTATCAAGCAGCACTCCTTCACAGTAGCCGACGTCGTCAACCCAGACAGAAGCATCCAGCTCCAAAGCCTGATCCTACAAGCACAAGCCTCCGCCAAGAGACAAGCCACCCAAACCGGGCAATGGTTCATCTCCGACAGATCAGGAGCTGACCCAATCGCCTACCCCTTGCGATATGTAGAAGAAAGACGGGCCAACCAATTGATCCAGTCGGATGATGGGGTTAGGTTGAAgccggaggatgtggatgattGAATTGCCATGCATAGGGTGTTTTGCGAATTCTTGCAAGATCAGGAGATAAATTTCCAGGTCTTGCCTGCCTGGGTTGGGGATCATCAGGAGAGGGTTGAGTTTGTGTTGCAATGTTGGGATTGTAAGAAAGAGAGGGGTCCACGGTGGGTGGTAACTGATTTCTAATGGGGGGTTTATAGAAGGCTACCTATACACCATAGGCAGCGACAAGTCTCGCTCGCTCAGCCGCGGTACTATGGCAGTTAGTCGACGTTGGAACGGACTGATCTAGGAATGGGACACTCACATAGGAGTTACGTATCCGTGCCTGGGATTCTTTGGTAGCTTTGCGTTCTTGACGACCGTCCACTTGCCCTTGGAAATATCGTTTGTTGTGAATGGAAGGTAGCCGCCGTCACCACGCATGTAGTCGTCGATCCACAGATGCCACTGTCTCAAAGTTAGTAGAGCCCCCTCTCTGTGCTTCCTCATAGTGACTGACTGACCTTCTTCGGATCCCTGTTATCCCTAAACACCAACGGTCCCTCCCCGGCCGGCATGCCTCCATCAGCACCAATCCTTTCGCTAACCGTCTTCCACGGCCCCTCCGGACTGTCCGCCACATTCTGCTGAATCAAATCATCAGGCCCATGCTTACTAAACCAGTAGTACTTCCCCGTCTCCCCTTCCAAAGCAATAGTAgcatccatccccaaccgATTAAACTCCTCCGCCCGTGTAAACGTCTTGAAATCCTCCGTATGCGCCTTCATAAGCACAAGCTGACCATCCAACTTGCTCGTGAAATAAACCAAGAACTTGTTCTTCACCGGATCCCAAATCGCGTCCGGAGCCCAAGCCATCGCTGCTTCAGGGGGAGCCACCGTCGTGAACATCGGCCCGGTCCATCTCGCGAGATCGTTTGATTCCCAGACGTGGATAGACTTTGATCCGTTGCAGGTGTAGCAAGTCCCATTGTTCCAGCCGCGGCCCCAGACTTTGAGATCTGTGGCGAGGAGCCAAAACTTTGACCGGTCGGGCGCGATGATGAGGGATGGGTCGCGGATGCCGCCCatgccgaaggaggtggttaGGACGGGGTCACCTTTGTTGAGGGTGGTCCAGGTGGTtgggtcgttgttgttgctgatggccATGTAGACTTGTTCGCCGTCTGGGAGGCGTTCGCCGGTGAACTGGGTGCTGTTAGCATTTCTGGTTAGCTACATGGGGgagagtggggaggggaCATAGGTGTAGAGGTAATCTGTGAAGTTGGTCGCTGGAGCTTGCCGCGCTTCAGGGCTGTGGTGCTGTAGGGCTAACAGTGGTTTGCCCTGTGCCACATGGGCAGCTGCTAGAATGATGGAGCAGATGATGTGACGCATGTTGCCCTGAAGGTGTGAAAGTTGCCACAACATTGGTTGGTGCGCTTCTGCACATCGTGTACCCAATGACCGGTTTTATACTTTGTTGATTCATCACCACGACGTCCATTTACACGGATAATTCTCCTCCGTCGGCCACTCCCGAGACCTGTGTGGTGGTCGTGAATGCGCAAGCAATTTATCGTGCAGCCGACGCGAGATCCGCGCAAATGGGAGGTAGGGAGTGGGCCGTGCACACCGGCAATCGTTTTTGCACCGCTCAAATTGTACGAGGAGTTTGTAGGCTAATATACAAATCTGTTGTCGGAATAAGGGGGTAAACGCATGGAAAGAGCCGCAGAAGATGTCCATTTTGCCAAGGCTTTCAGCTGGGGATGGTCAGCTGCTGCAGCTGTTTGTTGTGAGCTCAGTGTGTCATCAGATTCCTGGATGGGCGTTTAATTCACTTGAGAGTCCGAAGGAGAGCGTCCGACACGAAGAGGAGATGAATCACTTGTAAGTGAATTGCCCAGTATCTTCACTTGATCCCAACCTGGAAACTTGGGGAAAATGATTGTGACAACTTATTCGAAAACGTGATGTTGTCGGTGGTGCTtatgggaaggaaggaaggaagaaACAGGCTATAGTTCAGGCTGGAAAAAGAGAGCAGGATCTTAGTAGTGGGCCTCTTCCCACGCCTGTCACACAGTGAATCGACCAGAATCTTGATCACTATCATGGTGCCTACATGATGCCTGGTATCATCTTGCAGTGCTATTTGAGGAGATTATTGGTTAGAACGGGTACGGAGACCTGTTTTAGAGTGAGCCGGTGGTTGGAGAGCAGCTAGGTTCCGACAACATGGAATAACGGCTGTGATTAAAGTCGGGTTTGATTTGAAAACGGTGTCGAACTTCGTATTGGGGACTCTTTCGTCTCCAAACGGGGCATGCAATAGACGGCACCGAATAAGGTAAAGACTGAACCAGAAGCAACCGTGAGGTTCCGAGAAAATGTTCAGCTATCCGACGAAATCTTTCAACTATCAGTTGAGAGCTAGTCATGCTAGGTGAGGTTTCCAGAGCCTTCCGTGGAAGCCCATTCACTGTTATCCAAGGCGTCTCCCCTACGGGGATTGCAAACCAGAGCTAGAGCAACCTAATAGATTCCCCGGGTCACAGAGGAGACCCACAACTTCTCTGTTGTCCTTCCAAATTGACTACCTAAACTGGACGCGACAGTTGCAGGACCTAACCCCATCGCGTTTACCTGTTCGCCCTTTCTTGCTTTTCCACTACAACTTTTTGTCTTGAGAAACCTGTCCCATCCGATTGCAACTTTACCACGCTCTGCCCCTGCGGTtacctcaacacctcgaCCGCCCACGCAAGGTATGTAACGAGCGCCTAAAACGTTTCAGGGGTCTAGATCGTACTGATGAAGAGCTCTTTTGTAGCCGTTCAAGCATGTCTTCCTCGGGTCCCATCCGGAAGTTGCCTGTCGAGTTACTCCGCGACATTGTCGAACGGCTACGGGACGCCAACAAGCTGGCATCATTAGCCGCTCTTGGTCAGACCTGTCGCGGCTTTCGGGAAATCATCGATCACTATCTATGGCACCATCCACAAGCAGAGGAACCAGAAGTTTTCTACTGGGGTTGTCGGTATGGCCGTGAGGCTGTGGTCCGGCGCCTTCTAGCCCTCAACGATGGGCCACCCACCGGGAATCGGATCCGCGAGTTGAATCATGGCTTGGGTCTGCCTCATACCTGGGTTATGACACCAAACACGGCCAAGTACTTTCTCCCTTCAAGCCAAGAGGTGGTCAAGCCCAGAAAACTGTTTCTATCGAACGTCGAcctggatgatgaagaacaGCCAAGGACGGAGAGGACCGCATACCCAATCCATCTCGCCATTCTGTCAGGCAACGCGGAGCTGGTCAAATACATCACCCTCAGGCTGAACGGCCCGTTGGAATGGCACGACCAGACTTCAAACCGACTGTGTCACTGCGTCATCGATGGCCCCGGGATTCGGTGGACGCTGAATCAAGGAGACGCGACATGGCCATCGCTCAATGCGCTCCACATGGCCTTGTGCATCGGTCATGAAGACATAATCaatttcttcttcaagctccTGCCAGAGATGGATTGCCCATTGAGAAGCACCTACTACGTTGAACTGACCGTCAAAGACGCCCCCACCCATGCCAGGGCTGTTAAGACAAGATGTTCACCCACTCACTTGCTGGCAAGGAATAGGCACCTGAAGTTGCTGGATTCGATACTGAATCGAAACGACAAGGTCAATTACCTAGTGGAAAATCTAGAGGAGCAATGCCTGACACCGATTTGGCACGCCTATCTCAAAGACCACTGTAAGTCCTCCGAACCTTCCGTTTTCATCTGGCAGTTTCAGATGAATAGCTGACCAATTTTTCCAGGGGATATTGTGGATCGTCTCCTACAGGCCGGAGCCGAtatcgacgacgacctcAGCAGGGGTTACACCCCTTTAATCCATGCCGCCATTGCTGGCAATTTGTCTGCTGTCAAAGAGCTGCTCGACCGCGGCGCCAATgtaaacaccaccacaattGCTCGACCACCCCAGCGCATGTTTGCCTGGAATCCGAATCACACCTCGTACTATGGCCTTCGGGCCCTCGACATTTGTCTCGCCTCCTCTCCGAACCAGGGAAAGATCAGCTTCCGAATCTTGAAACTCAGGACCAAAGAAGCAAGTACTATGTGGAAGCCTCCGGGCAGGACTGCTGCCCAGAAGGAAGTAGAGTATCGCGGTTATGAGCACCAACGCTTCATGTTGGTTCAGAGACTGGTTCAAGCTGGAGCCAACTTGAACGCCAGTATGATATCTGTACACAAAACCCCGCCGTTGGTCGCGGCCGCGGCAGAACAGTATGTCTACCTCTAGTACCTGGTGGCGGTAGTCTCTAGTGCTAACAGAACTATCCTATCCAGCCTCCCAGATATTGTTGATTATCTCCTCGACCGCGGGTCATCAGTCAATGAACCCGACGCCCACGGCATCACAGCCCTGGTTGCTACCCTAGGATACGGCCACTGTAGCTGCCCGTTTCACATATTTCCACCCGGGACGAAGCGCCCCCGCAACCAACCCATCTGTCGAGGCCTCCAGAAATGCGTCACATTACTCCTTGACAGCGGTGCGCAAATCAGTCCTGTTGGCAGCGACTCGGCACTGTTACGGCTTGCCATTCCCTCGAGATACCGTCGATCCGCCGAATCTAAGGGCCGAGTAACCCAGGTTGGGATGAGGCGAGACTGGTATCTTGCCGAGGAAGACAAGGAGAATCTGGCTCACATGTTCATGAGCCGTCACGCCAATCCTAGCCTCATATCAGGCTCAATGAGGATTCCGACAATATCGAGCATCGAGAAGAATATGCCGTACCTCGCCTCGGACTCAACGGTGGTGTTAAACCCCTTGCCGCAGCATTATGagtcgtggttgttgtgcaAGCAATCCCCCGTCGCCACCCCAACACGACCGGCCGAGACCTGGCCTTGGTCGCCCCTCCAGCATGCGTTCTGGTCGCGAGACTTTTCTCTGTTCGAAATCTTGATGAGCTACGGCAATGTTCCACCGGCTGCCGACATTCTCTGGATGTTTCAGGGCATGATCTACTCGCTGATGATCAGCCCCGTGGAAATCTTTTGTCACTTCAGACGAACAGATTGGTTGAACCTACTGGCGTTATCACCGGGACAACCACAGTTCCGGGCCCTGCGAAGCCCCATTGCGCTTGCATGGACTTTGGCACTACTACGGGAGTGTGCTTTGAGCCCGGTAAAGATCCTCGAGACGGACGATTTCAACTGCCTTTGCTACAGTGGAACTGATGCCCCATCACATGATCTTCGAGGATCGTGCAAAGGCTTGAAGCAACGGGACGTTTCCCAGCTGGCATGGGACTTCTGGTCCCTCGAAATTAACCGGGATCACCTCCTCGAAATGGTAGATGCCCGCCGGTGGCACCCCTGTTACGGGTCCCACCGCATCATGGTGGCCACAGTttgtttggaggaggcagtCCTCGCGGCCGAGCTCAGAATCGTCTCGGCTCTCCTTGACCTGAATATTGAAGGAATCATCCGACCAGAGATACTCATCATGGCAGTCTCCCTAACCAAAGCCAACCATGTCAGCTCAGCAATCCTGGAGAAGCTTCTCCAGAAAAGCACCCCGCTTCCCTGCCGCCCTGTACCAACAAACCCAAGACTCGAATCCCccaccggcctcctccaacacgCCACCTGCAAGCCCAAAGACAAGAACACCAACCTCGGCGGTCTAGCCGGTCACCGAGGCTACCCCCACTGCCGCGACCCCCTCCAATACGCAATCtgcacctccaacctccccgcccttACGATCTTCTCctgccaccccctcccctgcccCGTCACAACCCTCTACATCAACGAAGCCACTCTCAGGCTCGACGTCCAagtcctctccctcctcctcatccgcaACCCCGCCTGCAGGTCGGAAGACCCCCtgatcttcctcctcaaaaacctcCACGACATCTGCAACGGTGTCGTCGACCTCAGGTATCACCACGTGGCTGGGACCTCGCACCTCGGCGTGAGCTTCTCCCAGTTGACGCGGCGGATGGCGTGCGCGGTTGCTCTGATCAGGACGGGGGTGGATTTGGACAGGGCGGTGGATGAGAGGGGCAAGTCGGCGAGGGGGTACATTGATGAGTACCAAGGCTACCAGGGCCCGAACCGTTTTTTGAGAgaggtggcgaggaggggtgCTCGTTTGCTTGCGTGAGTGGATTCGTTTCCTCGCgggggctgggagggggaggggggatggggatgcgTTTGCTTGAGGGGGGATGCGCTCGCTCGTGTGGGAATATGGTTATGCTGAGACGATTTTGAGATCTAATACTTGGTAGATATTTGTACAaacagagaaagaagaatatAAATTATGGGATGGAAAAGGTTCACACTTGCTATCAAAAAGTCACGGGAATAGAGTATCATCCCCTTATGAAATTACTCGCATATAAGAGTAAAATAACCTCTATTATATTGTGATGTATAGCTCGAAGTACAATTTTTAGGCCTTTGAAAACAAATAAAAAACCTTCAAAGGTCATGAATAGGAGTTggtgtgacggctgtggcggcgtcaccatatatataccactggagcgagccaagccaggaagcttggctcacttgtagcttttgatagcaatcacaacaggtttggcgcagtggtctgccctgccgtgacaccctgcaccactaccatccggctgcgtttcttgcactccctctccacccacggccttgttatccagtagatcgtgtgcatcctgcacagtaagtgatcctccgagacgtacgcgtgtttttttggctctccggcgtttgcttagtgcctcgttggccttacggagcgaAGCGACCTCTGACTCGAGGAGAGCCACTCGATGCATTATAGCTGTTGTACCCttggcaagctggtccacagaAGCTAATATCGAAGTTGGGGAactattttgatggttggaaatCCGAGTCTTaatgagcgttgactgcgattcggcttctcgagggttgtgtggtgtctggaagacccaaggttgtggggtgCCGGGCCGGGGggtcggaggtgttggcatacgaagcttcacatccagcttggaaagcaccctctctggatcgtacggcacaaggccctctggtagtcgtatctatgTCTATAGCGCGTctggagctctggctggcgtttgacgaagttgtgagcccagagcttgccagcaggaggcgcacCGCGTTCGTTGAGCAAAtagttggccatatcttccacactacgcagtcttggtggaaaatatcgcgtacatagctcaataatatatcagacaatagcttcctcttccgattgagtcagctttttcgaattgggtgttgtaTCGCGTCGTACAGGCCGGCTGGCGCGGCGGTGTCTAAGCGTGCTGCGATCGACGTTATACATtttagctgcagctgataCACTTAGGTTTTTATCATTTTGAAGAGTTTtaagggctaagattataTGGGCTTCCTCTGAAGTAGATGGCATTttagattgttgagaaaattaggtttgagggtgaggttacGCGTCGCGTGAaaaaagtggtcgctcgcttatattggtcgctcgcttataacgtacgttatctttaaaggccttaCAATAGTAAATGGAAGTTGAAAGCATACCTGTCGAACGCGTATCCCCTATCTTTAGATGTCTTGAAGGAAACAGAATAGCCGTTGATAATAGTTTAAGACCTCTTAATTCACTTCTGAAGCACGGTTCACAATATAAAATTGGTTAATTCACTTTTCCCCTGCCAATCATTGTATAGGAAGAGAgacaccacaacaccaaactctccccacacgccatctcccccagcccACTTACAAAGccatcctccaacccaaccccatcactcCCCCCTACCCTTCCCCGCCAAAACCTCAACCACAGCCTTCAACGCCGCACGATCAGCACCCCGtaccctctccaccaacccatcacccGTCAAAGGCACCGACGGGCGAGCTGTCATTCCCTGaaccgccaccccctccggcgCACCATTCTCAAAGAACACAAAAGTCGGCATCGCAGACACCCCATACCGCGAGGCAATGTTATCAACGTGGTCGACATTCACCTTGGCGAAAGCAAGCTGGCCGTCTGAAGAGTGCTTGTCGGCCAGCTCGGAGAAGTATGGTGCAATGGCGCGACAAGGCGGACACCAGTCTGCGTAAAAGTCTACTACCACATGCTTGGCGGAGGACAGGAGGGTGTCAAACTCGGCGGCGTTGGCTATTTTGTAGACTTTGCCCGAAGTTTCAGGGATGGGCGTGGTGGGTGTAAAGAGTCGCTTTAGGATCTAGACGTAGATGTCAGCACAGAAGGATATCAACCGGGGGATGGACGGTACCCAGAGTACGATAAAAATCGTGACTAGATAGAATGAAGTGTCCATGGTGTCGTTGCGGTTGTGGGGTGCGGCGCTGGAggagtggtgttgttgctgaagAGTGGTGTAAAATGAAAGAGAGAGTGACGTGGCGGCGGGGATTTCCCTTATGGTGGGGCTAGAGCCTCGACGCTAGCTATTACTGCATTTCTATTGGTCGGTCGATCCGCTTCTCAATTGCCTTGCTCTACTCGCAGCCTCGCAGCCTCGGCCATCACTTCCAGCACATCAAAAGTCACTGTTGCATAAATTCAAGTAATCAAACACCCAGTGTATTGAAACCTTCCTAAGCATTGCATCAAAGACCATGTCCAACATCCCAAAGGTGACTTAGCACCTCCACCCACGAATCTGAATCCCACCAATCGACAACCACGGCCAGACCAGCCTAGCCTCTCACTCCGGCAACCTATCCCCTAGCACTAGCCCAACCTATTTCTCCTTCGCTCTCTCTTTCGCTTTTGCTTTGCACCCATGACAATAGCCGTTTGTCTGGGGCGCCGTTTCGACCTTTCTGCATCTCTTGGTACCTTCATACCAGCAAGCCACTTTCGCTCTCCGTAGAAAAACGTTGCATCCCACGCAACTCTCGTTCCAGCATTTGCATATGACTGTCGATCTTTGCGTttgtgtaggtaggtaggtgttcAGGTCTGATTGTCACTGATTTGGGTAAGGCGTGTACGCGAAGTCTAAGGtgcgtttttgttttggatcCTCGGAACGGTTGTGTCTGTGGAAGATGAAGTGGTTTTGGCAAGGGAGTCGCCATGTTGAAATACCTAGGCATTTGGGGTCAGGCCCGGAAAAGACGACTGTAGTTGCACGTAGTCACCCGCGTCAGCAGCGCGGATCAAGATAGCGCCACCATGAGCTTGTCCGTGCCCGGTGTTAACCAGCACGTGCGACCCTCATGGATTACCTGGCGGGGTGATTTGGCGATGGGCCCGGAAGTGAAGCATCCTGATCAGCCGAAGGAGAAAACTGTGCAAACGGTGTCCTATCAAGTGTTACCTAGACAGCTGGCTGTGGGCTGTCGTCCAGGTCACGAAGTGGGTGACTTGAAACCCGGAGGGTTGAAAAGTATTAAAGCATGGACCAAGCCAGTGTCATATGAGCAAGAGCGACTACCTCGTCTGAATGCGACATGTCTTGTAAACGTAGCGATCAGCACTTCACAGACACCATCATCGAGACGCCTGATTGTCACGGTCACAGCCACCTTCCACTCCTGGAACAATTCCAAGGCAGAAACTTGATATATTAAGGCAACAGACCTGGGAAGCAGAGTCACGTTCTCCTCATTTCACCCGAGTCCTAGCCGATATGTCttgcccaccacccactatcccgaaaaaaaaaaacccaaccctcttcatcatcctcggcagtaactttccccccctctctcgagcctcctccttttccttaCACTCATCGCAAAGCCTCGTCTCCTTCCTTCTAGTGATCTTCCTACACCCAAGCGGCTCGTCGCATTCCTTCGTGCTTTGCCCGATTTTCTTGGTGCAGCCGGAGCAGGTGATGTCTATGGTGGTGCacatgatggatgatgcttctttttcttgagTTGGATCGAGtatggtgatgatgaggagaaggctgaACCAGCCTTAGAATAGAGTGAGCCATGTTTGAATACCCATGACCTCACAAGTTGCTTCGTGGCCTCTTTCGTGAACTATCCGTATCGGAAGGACACCAAACGTCGTTTCACAACTAGAGGCGTTTGATGCAGCTTGTTAACAGGCAGAGCCGATAATATCCAGGAAACAGCTCAGATGATGCTTGATCAAGCCATCACACGACTGCGGCTGTCTTCATCGTCTCCTCTGCAATCCATCCCGGTGACCAATGCTCCACTCGTCGAGGCGGGAATCAGAGTCTTCCAGGCACCGAACTGGATCCAAGCAACCAAAATCTGCAGCGTTTTAAGTTTTATCAGCGGGGTTTTGGCTGTGTGCCCAGCTCCAGAGCCTCAGGCCGCCTACCAGTTTCTCTGTTGGGTGAAATCGGGCTTCTGGGCCGGCGAGTTTGAAGTATTTGTTAGCGTGCATAGGCCATGCAGAGACAAGTAACAATCAAGCCTGTTCTGCTCCCGTTGCCATCTCTTCATTTTCATCCTTTCATAATTCACCTCCATCATGTGGTCCAAGTATTTGGATGCAATGCtacgccaacatcaacaacatgtctcacaacaactccaacaaGAGCAATGTCGACAACACATCAGTTATGCCTGACCCGCAGAGTAGAGCACCCGGCGATTCAACATCGTCCGCCGTTGACATGGACTGATACTGCATGCGGGCAGATTTCATTTACAACAACGCCGCCAACAACGACACCACCGAGGTTGAAGGACCGAGAACCACAAGGCAT comes from the Podospora pseudocomata strain CBS 415.72m chromosome 5, whole genome shotgun sequence genome and includes:
- a CDS encoding hypothetical protein (CAZy:GH43; EggNog:ENOG503P051; COG:G); amino-acid sequence: MAISNNNDPTTWTTLNKGDPVLTTSFGMGGIRDPSLIIAPDRSKFWLLATDLKVWGRGWNNGTCYTCNGSKSIHVWESNDLARWTGPMFTTVAPPEAAMAWAPDAIWDPVKNKFLVYFTSKLDGQLVLMKAHTEDFKTFTRAEEFNRLGMDATIALEGETGKYYWFSKHGPDDLIQQNVADSPEGPWKTVSERIGADGGMPAGEGPLVFRDNRDPKKWHLWIDDYMRGDGGYLPFTTNDISKGKWTVVKNAKLPKNPRHGYVTPITAAERARLVAAYGV
- a CDS encoding hypothetical protein (EggNog:ENOG503P4G1; COG:S); the encoded protein is MSQPPNIYIIGAQCTGKTTLVKNLHANFESNSSHEPPVLIIEVARTVIKQHSFTVADVVNPDRSIQLQSLILQAQASAKRQATQTGQWFISDRSGADPIAYPLRYVEERRANQLIQSDDGVRLKPEDVDD
- a CDS encoding hypothetical protein (EggNog:ENOG503PD4E; COG:O) encodes the protein MDTSFYLVTIFIILKRLFTPTTPIPETSGKVYKIANAAEFDTLLSSAKHVVVDFYADWCPPCRAIAPYFSELADKHSSDGQLAFAKVNVDHVDNIASRYGVSAMPTFVFFENGAPEGVAVQGMTARPSVPLTGDGLVERVRGADRAALKAVVEVLAGKGRGE